AAAGACGCGTACGACCGCGACGCCTGGTTTGTGAACCGCACACTGAAGAGCCTGGGCGCCGTGCCGGCCTGGATGGAGCTGGGCAAGGAGATCGACGCCGCCGAGGCGCGCTTCCGCTGGCTGCGCGAGGACTTTTTCCGCTGGCTGGGCGAAACGCGCGCCGCGCTGCGGCCGCTCTCGCCCGCTGAGCAGGCCGCGCGGCGGCCCGGCGTCGAGCTGCGCTACGAGGACCGCTGCATGCGCTACCGCAAGCTGGCCGAGGAGCTGCGCGGCCAGATCGAGCGCTTCAACCACGAAGTGCCCGTGCGCACGCTGGAGAAACCCGGCGTCTGGGTGGCCCACGAGATCAGCCGCCTGCAAGAGCCGTTTGCCGCGCTGCGCGATGAACTCGGCTGGGACCAGACCGCGGACGCCGAACCGCCCGTGTCCGGCGCGACGGCGGCTCCGGCGTCGGAAGAGGCAGGCGACCGCCGTGAGCGTGGCCGCCGCCTGCTGGAGCGCTGGCGCCGCGGCCGTGCGCGGCGGTAGCGGCCGCCTGTTGTTGCGTTCACACAACCGCCGTCCGTGGCTTCACAGCGCGTCACACAGCTTTCACCGTACCGTTATCTTGCCGAGACCAGGCGGTAACACCCGCTGCCGATACTGAGATCGATGCAGTAAGCGCGGCGAGGTGTATGGCACGATGCTTGTCGACGAACTGCTGGCCGAGGCGCGGCTGGCAGACCTGGACCGCGACGTCGCGGCGACGCGGCAACGGGCGCGGTGGCTTCCGGAACTGCATACGGGTATGCGCTTACCGGCGTACTCGGGGAGTGGAGGTATGCTGATGACCGACGCAAACGACCTGCCGATCGCTCGTTCCGAGGTCGGGCCGCTGGGCGAGGGCACACCGGGCTTTGTCTCGCGCCGCCGCGCCTGGCTGCACCGCCTGCTCGCCGCGCAGCGCGACGCCCACGGCGCCGAGCTTTCCTAACCGTTTCGGTCCCCTTCCCCCGTTCGGGCAACGACCGCCGCCCTCCGCTCGTCCTATGCTGGTGCAGAGGATGCAGGGGAGGGCGGCATGCTGTTTCCCGCTCGCCGGCGGCCGGTGATCGCGCTGATCGCGCTCGCGGCGCTTGCCCAGTTGCTCGCCGCGGGCGGCCGAGCGTTTGCACAGACGCCCGCTGCCGGCCCATCTGCCACGCCTGCCGCGGCCGGCAGCGCCGAGATCACGCGCGCGAGCGATGGCCAGACCGTGCACGTGCCACTGGACGGCGGCGTGACCGTGCGGCTTGGTGAAGAGCTCGACTGGACGCTGAGCTTCGATCCGCAGGGCATTCTGCAACCGCGGCCGGGCGTGGGCACGCTGGCGCGCGGCGTGCAGGCCGTGCTGCGCGCCGCCCAGCCCGGCACGACCACGCTGACGGCGGAGGGCCGGCCGCACTGCAACCCCGGCCAGGCCTGCGCCCAGTTCATCGTCTCCGTGCTCGTGACGATCGTCGTCGATCCGGCTCCCAGCGGCACGACACAGCAGCCGGCGCCGGCGGCCAGCACGCCGAATGCCGCAGCGCCTCCCACAACGGCGCCCGTCGGCGCTCCGCCCGCGGCGGCGAGCGCCACGCCGGCGCCGGGTGTCGTCTTGCCGAACACGGG
The Dehalococcoidia bacterium DNA segment above includes these coding regions:
- a CDS encoding DUF1992 domain-containing protein; protein product: MAEEARKEPARRPPWPLRQTESVIEQRIREAAEAGAFDNLPTRGKPVPLDLKDAYDRDAWFVNRTLKSLGAVPAWMELGKEIDAAEARFRWLREDFFRWLGETRAALRPLSPAEQAARRPGVELRYEDRCMRYRKLAEELRGQIERFNHEVPVRTLEKPGVWVAHEISRLQEPFAALRDELGWDQTADAEPPVSGATAAPASEEAGDRRERGRRLLERWRRGRARR